A window of the Acidobacteriota bacterium genome harbors these coding sequences:
- the gatC gene encoding Asp-tRNA(Asn)/Glu-tRNA(Gln) amidotransferase subunit GatC, with protein MRITIDEVHRVAALAHLAVPDELAERLRADLDQILDYIAQLDEVDTSSVAPALGFTEEISMLRADEESAVLAQDDALRNAPESGEGHFKTPRALPG; from the coding sequence ATGAGGATAACGATTGACGAAGTCCATCGCGTGGCGGCGCTCGCGCACCTCGCCGTCCCCGATGAGCTCGCGGAGCGCCTCCGCGCCGACCTCGATCAGATCCTCGACTACATCGCACAGCTCGACGAAGTCGACACCTCGTCGGTCGCCCCCGCTCTGGGGTTCACCGAGGAGATCTCCATGCTCCGGGCCGACGAGGAGTCGGCGGTCCTCGCCCAGGACGACGCGCTGAGGAACGCTCCCGAGTCGGGTGAGGGGCACTTCAAGACGCCGCGGGCGCTTCCCGGATGA
- a CDS encoding N-acetylmuramoyl-L-alanine amidase, translated as MPSRSKVHTPSCRSSARIGVVAAVLLAALAIADSRAGEGVRRVVLSDGELATESDGSLFLDVLAGADESAARLAARYAGSTASAAALKAANGGAEPVPGSFYHVPLEALSEERRRLVLSALFPEEVPTSPLEFGTDAAGPYAVYRLKPGEALYSAVVVRFTGRVDPSEVNTLAALVAGRSGITDPRNIDAGFPVKIPLELVNPEFLPNGAPARADMEEGIVESTRQKVRGGAERLAGVHVVLDAGHGGDDSGAVSAGVQEKEYAYDILCRVRALLEKNTKAVVVATIRDQSTGYRPQDGRIRRDRDEEILSDPPFSLRSPGATTTGVNLRWRLANAELDRLSAAGVPDDHVVFLSIHADSLHPSIRGTMIYVPGPDHRRSAPKGVTLSGLRRSEGLSRGLARRVIASLRAQRVAVEPYQPIRNHVIRSGREWIPAVLRDSRIPHALLVEIANLNNDEDRALIVTTEFRQRVAAGIVDALVRYYEPARAKGGELAAKTGR; from the coding sequence ATGCCCTCGCGCTCAAAGGTCCACACCCCAAGCTGCCGATCTAGCGCGCGGATCGGCGTCGTCGCGGCGGTGCTCCTCGCGGCACTGGCGATTGCGGATTCGCGCGCGGGCGAGGGTGTGCGGCGGGTGGTGCTCTCGGACGGGGAGCTCGCAACCGAGAGCGACGGCTCGCTGTTCCTCGACGTTCTGGCCGGCGCCGACGAGAGCGCGGCGCGCCTGGCCGCCCGCTACGCCGGCTCCACGGCCTCCGCGGCGGCACTCAAGGCGGCGAACGGGGGAGCCGAGCCCGTCCCCGGTTCCTTCTACCACGTTCCCCTCGAGGCCCTCTCGGAAGAGCGGCGCCGTCTCGTTCTGTCGGCTCTCTTCCCGGAGGAGGTCCCGACCTCGCCGCTGGAGTTCGGCACCGACGCGGCGGGCCCCTACGCCGTCTACCGGCTGAAGCCCGGCGAGGCTCTCTATTCGGCCGTCGTCGTCCGATTCACGGGCCGCGTCGACCCGTCGGAGGTGAACACGCTCGCCGCCCTCGTGGCCGGGCGGAGCGGCATCACAGATCCGAGGAATATCGACGCCGGCTTTCCGGTCAAGATCCCCCTGGAGCTCGTGAACCCGGAGTTCCTGCCGAACGGGGCGCCGGCGCGCGCCGACATGGAGGAGGGGATCGTCGAGTCGACGCGCCAGAAAGTTCGGGGCGGGGCCGAGAGGCTCGCGGGGGTGCACGTCGTCCTGGACGCGGGGCACGGCGGCGATGACTCGGGGGCGGTCAGCGCGGGAGTGCAGGAAAAGGAGTACGCCTACGACATCCTGTGCCGCGTCCGGGCGCTCCTCGAGAAGAACACGAAGGCGGTCGTCGTGGCGACCATCCGCGATCAGAGCACCGGCTACCGGCCGCAGGACGGAAGAATCCGCCGGGATCGCGACGAGGAGATCCTGAGCGACCCACCGTTCAGCCTGCGCTCCCCGGGCGCCACGACGACCGGCGTGAACCTGCGCTGGCGTCTGGCGAACGCGGAGTTGGACAGACTCTCCGCCGCGGGAGTTCCGGACGACCACGTCGTCTTCCTGAGCATCCACGCCGACTCGCTGCACCCCTCGATTCGCGGGACGATGATCTACGTCCCGGGGCCGGACCATCGTCGGAGCGCTCCGAAGGGAGTGACGCTGAGCGGGCTGAGACGATCCGAGGGCCTGTCCCGGGGTCTCGCCCGGCGCGTCATCGCGTCGCTCCGCGCTCAGCGAGTCGCCGTCGAGCCTTACCAGCCGATCCGGAATCACGTCATTCGATCCGGCCGCGAGTGGATCCCCGCGGTTCTCCGGGACTCGCGCATCCCGCACGCGCTTCTGGTCGAGATCGCCAACCTGAACAACGACGAGGACCGCGCGCTGATCGTGACGACGGAGTTCCGTCAGCGGGTGGCCGCGGGGATCGTCGACGCGCTCGTGCGGTACTACGAGCCCGCTCGCGCGAAGGGCGGCGAGTTGGCGGCAAAGACCGGCCGCTGA
- the gatA gene encoding Asp-tRNA(Asn)/Glu-tRNA(Gln) amidotransferase subunit GatA — protein sequence MTPPLHGESIAGLLELMRTGAASSKDVVSACLARVESVEPRIRAFLSLRAEEALREAEAVDTARARGAAPGLLAGVPIALKDIIGTRGWETTCGSRILRNYVPVYDATATERLRRAGAVIIGKTNMDEFAMGSSTEHSAFQVTRNPWDTDRVPGGSSGGSAAAVAAREVPGALGTDTGGSVRQPAAFTGVVGLKPTYGRVSRYGLVAFASSLDQIGPLARTVADCARLLQVVAGHDPSDMTSSHREVPDYLAALARGVRGLRVGVPVEYFPEGLDAEVAASMERCHRILEEAGAKLVEVSLPQTRHAIATYYIIATAEASSNLARFDGVRFGYRANGAESLRALYEETRGEGFGAEVRRRILLGTFVLSAGYYDAYYLKAQKVRALLRRDFENVWDQCDLLAVPTTPGPAFRLGEKTDDPLAMYLSDIFTVTANLAGIPAISVPGGFTRGGLPLGCQLLGKFFEESTLFAAGRVIEDALALKGPHPKLPI from the coding sequence ATGACGCCGCCGCTTCACGGGGAGAGCATCGCCGGACTCCTGGAGCTGATGCGCACGGGCGCGGCCTCGTCGAAGGACGTCGTGAGCGCGTGCCTGGCCCGTGTCGAGAGCGTCGAGCCGCGGATCCGCGCTTTCCTCTCCCTCCGCGCGGAGGAGGCCCTTCGCGAGGCGGAGGCCGTGGACACGGCGCGCGCACGCGGCGCGGCTCCGGGCCTTCTGGCGGGGGTTCCCATCGCGCTCAAGGACATCATCGGGACGCGCGGGTGGGAGACGACCTGCGGGTCCCGCATCCTCCGGAACTACGTGCCGGTCTACGACGCCACGGCCACGGAGCGCCTGCGTCGCGCGGGCGCGGTCATCATCGGCAAGACGAACATGGACGAGTTCGCCATGGGTTCGTCGACCGAGCACTCCGCGTTCCAGGTCACGCGGAATCCGTGGGACACCGACAGGGTCCCCGGGGGCTCTTCCGGCGGCTCCGCGGCCGCGGTCGCCGCGCGCGAGGTGCCGGGGGCGCTGGGGACCGACACGGGTGGCTCGGTGCGACAGCCCGCCGCATTCACGGGAGTGGTCGGGCTGAAGCCGACCTACGGCCGCGTCTCCCGCTACGGGCTCGTCGCCTTCGCCTCCTCGCTCGATCAGATCGGCCCCCTCGCTCGCACGGTGGCCGACTGCGCCCGCCTGCTCCAGGTGGTCGCGGGGCACGACCCCTCCGACATGACGAGCTCGCACCGCGAGGTTCCCGACTACCTGGCGGCGCTCGCGAGAGGGGTGCGGGGCCTTCGCGTGGGTGTCCCCGTCGAATACTTTCCCGAGGGGCTCGACGCCGAGGTCGCAGCCTCGATGGAGCGATGCCACAGGATTCTCGAGGAGGCCGGCGCGAAGCTGGTCGAGGTGTCGCTGCCGCAAACGCGGCACGCCATCGCGACCTACTACATCATTGCCACCGCCGAGGCCTCCTCGAATCTCGCGAGGTTCGACGGCGTGCGGTTCGGCTACCGGGCGAACGGCGCCGAATCGCTGCGCGCCCTCTACGAGGAGACGAGGGGAGAGGGGTTCGGCGCGGAGGTCCGGCGCCGGATCCTGCTCGGCACGTTCGTGCTCAGCGCCGGGTACTACGACGCTTACTACCTGAAGGCTCAGAAGGTCAGGGCGCTCCTGCGCCGCGACTTCGAGAACGTCTGGGATCAGTGCGATCTTCTCGCCGTGCCCACGACGCCCGGCCCGGCTTTCCGGCTCGGTGAGAAGACGGATGACCCTCTCGCCATGTATCTCTCCGACATCTTCACCGTCACAGCCAACCTCGCCGGGATACCGGCGATCTCGGTCCCGGGAGGGTTCACTCGCGGCGGGCTCCCCCTCGGGTGCCAGCTCCTCGGAAAATTCTTCGAAGAGTCGACGCTGTTCGCGGCCGGCCGCGTCATCGAGGATGCCCTCGCGCTCAAAGGTCCACACCCCAAGCTGCCGATCTAG